The following are encoded together in the Adhaeribacter arboris genome:
- a CDS encoding inorganic phosphate transporter, with amino-acid sequence MFGLETHLLLLLFLCLLAACAFEFVNGFHDTANAVATVIYTNTLRPWVAVVWSAFWNFIGVFAGGIGVAMGIVYLLPVEALIDQNIYHGIAMIGALLLSAILWNLGTWYYGLPSSSSHTLIGSILGVGVAFSLLPDNTSGAAVNWDEAIKTGLSLIVSPFLGFTLTVFLMFILKRFVKNKAIFRQPHKRKPPPLWIRLILILTCTLVSFFHGSNDGQKGVGLVMLILIGIVPSFFALDSNKNPIVIQASLTQVEQVINRIDTASLSKNDMEIVTKMKDRASDLNTLFAPINTIEGLPKKSRFLIRRDILLLAKGSENILSSPGIALSQLDRSTLKENISTLRSFTDYAPDWVILMIAMSLGCGTMIGWKRIVKTIGEKIGKEHLTYAQGASAELMAAGVIGFSTFIFKLPVSTTHILSSGIAGSMVANKGIRNLNPATIRNIALAWVLTLPVSMFLAGTLFLIFRWAI; translated from the coding sequence ATGTTCGGATTAGAAACTCACCTTCTGCTCCTACTTTTTCTTTGTTTATTAGCAGCCTGCGCCTTTGAATTTGTAAATGGTTTTCATGATACTGCCAACGCGGTTGCTACTGTTATTTATACCAACACTTTACGTCCTTGGGTAGCGGTAGTTTGGTCTGCTTTCTGGAATTTTATTGGGGTATTTGCCGGCGGTATTGGCGTAGCAATGGGAATTGTTTATTTACTTCCCGTAGAAGCCTTAATTGATCAGAATATTTACCATGGTATTGCCATGATTGGAGCCTTACTTTTGAGTGCTATTCTCTGGAATTTGGGTACCTGGTATTACGGCTTACCTTCCTCTAGTTCACATACTTTAATTGGTTCTATATTAGGCGTAGGCGTTGCTTTTTCTTTATTACCTGATAATACTTCCGGAGCCGCAGTAAACTGGGACGAAGCCATAAAAACGGGCTTATCCTTGATTGTTTCCCCTTTTCTAGGTTTTACTTTAACCGTTTTTTTAATGTTTATTTTAAAGCGGTTTGTTAAGAATAAGGCTATTTTCCGGCAGCCGCACAAACGAAAGCCCCCTCCCCTCTGGATACGATTAATTTTAATTTTAACTTGTACGCTGGTATCTTTTTTTCACGGCTCTAACGATGGTCAGAAAGGAGTTGGATTAGTGATGTTAATCTTAATCGGAATAGTACCTTCTTTTTTTGCTTTGGATAGTAACAAAAATCCAATTGTGATACAAGCATCGCTCACGCAGGTAGAACAGGTTATTAATCGGATAGATACGGCTTCTTTATCTAAAAATGATATGGAAATTGTAACTAAAATGAAGGATCGAGCCTCTGATTTAAATACGCTTTTTGCTCCGATAAATACGATAGAAGGATTACCTAAGAAAAGTCGTTTTTTAATCAGGCGGGATATTTTATTATTAGCGAAAGGTTCAGAAAACATTCTATCTAGCCCAGGAATTGCGCTTAGCCAATTGGACCGGAGTACTTTAAAAGAAAACATTAGCACCCTACGATCTTTTACTGATTATGCCCCGGATTGGGTAATTTTAATGATTGCTATGTCGTTGGGTTGCGGTACCATGATTGGCTGGAAGCGAATTGTAAAAACTATTGGGGAAAAAATTGGTAAGGAGCATTTAACGTATGCGCAAGGGGCTTCCGCTGAATTAATGGCCGCCGGCGTAATTGGCTTTTCTACCTTTATTTTTAAGTTACCCGTAAGTACCACTCATATTCTATCTTCGGGCATTGCCGGCAGCATGGTGGCCAATAAAGGCATTCGTAATCTTAATCCCGCTACTATCCGCAATATTGCTTTAGCTTGGGTATTAACCTTACCGGTGTCGATGTTCCTGGCAGGAACCTTGTTTTTAATATTTAGGTGGGCAATTTAA
- the ileS gene encoding isoleucine--tRNA ligase, with translation MKYNEYKNLNYAKLAEEVLARWNSNKIFEKSVETREGHPSFVFYEGPPSANGTPGIHHVMARAVKDIFCRYKTLKGFQVNRKGGWDTHGLPIELQVEKELGITKEDIGKKISIEDYNARCRETVMRYKSQWDDLTQKMGYWVDLDNPYITFENDYIESIWALLKKLYEKGFLYKGYTIQPYSPSDGTGLSSHELNQPGCYREVKDTSIVAQFKVIKDSNSEFLFSKPTGDVFILAWTTTPWTLPSNTALAIGEKIAYVQVNTFNAYTHKPVSVVIAKELVGKYFSEKSKNLKLADYKPGDKAIPFEIVQEFTGKQLVGIRYEQLMPYLQPFYDADKAFQVVAGDFVTTSDGTGVVHTSPTFGADDFRVAKQHGIPALTIKDETGNELPTVDRRGKFINEIGVKLLEGVDKYKIKTHKALGPDDFYVKNYTNEDESNPDYKTTDIIISIILKEENKAFKVEKYEHTYPHSWRTDKPVLYYPLDAWFIKTTAVKSRLVELNKTINWKPESTGTGRFGNWLENLVDWNLSRSRYWGTPLPIWRTEDGTEEICIGSVAELQAEVDKAVAAGIMEATVISEMDLHRPYVDNIRLVAPSGKVMYREPDLIDVWFDSGAMPYAQWHYPLENKEIFQKNFPADFIAEGVDQTRGWFFTLHAIAVMLEDNVAFKNVMANGLVLDKNGNKMSKRLGNAVDPFETIKTYGPDATRWYMISNAPPWDNLKFNTDGIVEVQRRFFGTLQNTYSFFALYANLDNFTYAEAEVSLENRTESDRWIISKLNSLLTLVDAAYADYDPTKATRAIQDFVSDDLSNWYVRLNRKRFWKGEYNQDKVAAYQTLYTCLETIALLAAPVAPFYMDQLFLDLNRVSGKNQVESVHLADYPQVSESAIDAELEERMALAQTISSLVHSLRKKESMKVRQPLSRILIPVLNGKTKTQIEAVADLILSEVNVKAIEYIDDTSGILVKKIKPNFKKLGQIFGPRLKEVAAAIQKMNQDEINKLEKENGFEILLGNDTVIITSDDVEISSEDIPGWLVASEGKLTVALDITLTEALKQEGIARDLVNRIQNLRKDSGLDVQDRIRISLQNNNAEVNAAVQAFEKYISEETQATDVQLTEIIADGTALEIDEFTLTAKLEVV, from the coding sequence GTGAAGTATAACGAGTACAAAAACCTAAACTACGCTAAGTTAGCCGAAGAAGTGCTGGCACGGTGGAATAGTAACAAGATATTTGAAAAGTCGGTGGAAACCCGGGAAGGACATCCTTCTTTTGTTTTTTACGAAGGTCCCCCTTCTGCAAACGGTACACCGGGTATTCACCACGTAATGGCCCGGGCCGTAAAAGATATCTTTTGCCGTTACAAAACTTTGAAAGGATTTCAGGTAAACCGTAAAGGAGGCTGGGATACGCACGGCTTGCCGATTGAACTTCAGGTTGAAAAAGAACTAGGTATAACTAAAGAAGATATAGGTAAGAAAATTTCTATTGAGGACTATAATGCTCGGTGCCGCGAAACCGTGATGCGTTATAAAAGTCAGTGGGATGATCTTACTCAAAAAATGGGTTATTGGGTAGACTTAGATAATCCGTATATAACCTTCGAAAACGATTATATCGAATCTATTTGGGCGCTTTTAAAGAAGCTGTACGAAAAAGGATTTTTATATAAAGGTTATACCATTCAACCGTATTCGCCCTCTGATGGTACCGGACTGAGCTCTCACGAACTAAACCAGCCCGGCTGCTATAGAGAAGTAAAAGATACGTCCATAGTTGCCCAGTTTAAAGTTATTAAAGATTCTAATTCAGAATTTCTTTTCTCTAAGCCTACTGGTGATGTCTTCATTCTTGCCTGGACAACTACTCCCTGGACCTTGCCGTCAAATACTGCTTTAGCCATAGGGGAAAAGATAGCTTATGTGCAGGTAAATACATTTAATGCCTATACGCATAAACCGGTAAGTGTGGTAATTGCCAAAGAACTGGTAGGTAAGTATTTCTCCGAAAAAAGTAAAAACTTGAAACTTGCAGATTACAAACCAGGAGATAAAGCCATTCCATTTGAGATTGTTCAGGAATTTACAGGTAAGCAATTAGTAGGTATCCGGTACGAACAACTAATGCCTTACCTGCAACCATTCTACGATGCCGATAAAGCATTCCAGGTAGTGGCGGGAGATTTTGTTACTACCTCCGACGGAACCGGCGTGGTGCATACGTCACCTACTTTTGGAGCGGATGACTTTCGCGTAGCCAAACAACACGGTATTCCGGCCTTAACTATAAAAGATGAAACCGGTAATGAGCTACCTACTGTAGATAGAAGAGGAAAATTCATTAATGAAATTGGCGTAAAGCTCCTGGAAGGTGTTGATAAATATAAAATCAAAACGCATAAAGCCCTTGGCCCAGATGACTTTTATGTGAAGAATTATACTAATGAAGATGAAAGTAATCCGGATTATAAAACAACAGATATTATTATCTCAATCATTTTAAAAGAAGAAAATAAAGCCTTTAAGGTTGAAAAATACGAGCATACCTATCCACATTCGTGGCGAACAGATAAACCGGTTTTATATTATCCATTAGATGCTTGGTTCATTAAAACTACAGCCGTAAAAAGTAGATTAGTTGAACTGAATAAAACCATAAATTGGAAACCGGAATCTACGGGTACAGGCCGCTTCGGTAATTGGCTCGAAAACCTGGTTGACTGGAATCTTTCCCGTTCCCGGTATTGGGGTACGCCCTTACCAATCTGGCGAACCGAAGATGGTACTGAGGAAATTTGCATTGGCTCCGTAGCTGAATTGCAAGCTGAAGTAGATAAGGCTGTTGCTGCTGGAATAATGGAAGCTACTGTAATTTCGGAAATGGATTTGCATCGGCCGTATGTGGATAACATTCGTTTGGTAGCGCCATCGGGCAAAGTAATGTACCGGGAACCAGACTTAATCGACGTTTGGTTCGATTCGGGAGCTATGCCTTATGCCCAGTGGCATTACCCATTAGAGAACAAAGAGATATTCCAGAAAAACTTCCCCGCCGATTTTATTGCGGAAGGAGTAGACCAGACGCGCGGTTGGTTCTTTACTTTACACGCCATTGCGGTTATGTTGGAAGATAACGTGGCGTTTAAAAATGTAATGGCCAATGGGTTAGTTCTTGATAAAAACGGCAATAAAATGAGCAAGCGCTTAGGCAATGCCGTGGATCCGTTCGAAACCATTAAAACCTACGGACCGGATGCGACACGTTGGTACATGATTTCGAATGCGCCGCCTTGGGATAACCTGAAATTTAATACCGACGGCATCGTAGAGGTACAGCGCCGGTTCTTCGGGACTTTACAGAATACCTATTCGTTCTTTGCGCTTTACGCAAACCTCGACAATTTCACGTATGCCGAAGCAGAAGTATCTTTAGAGAATCGGACGGAAAGCGATCGGTGGATAATCTCAAAATTAAATTCGTTGTTAACATTGGTAGATGCGGCTTACGCCGATTATGACCCAACGAAAGCTACCCGTGCTATTCAGGATTTTGTAAGCGATGATTTAAGTAACTGGTACGTGCGCCTGAACCGTAAGCGGTTCTGGAAAGGAGAGTACAACCAAGATAAAGTAGCGGCTTACCAAACGCTCTATACGTGTCTGGAAACAATAGCTTTATTAGCTGCCCCAGTTGCCCCTTTCTACATGGATCAGCTCTTCTTAGATTTGAACCGGGTATCTGGTAAGAATCAAGTAGAGTCGGTGCATTTAGCGGATTATCCCCAGGTGAGTGAATCAGCAATCGATGCCGAATTGGAAGAAAGAATGGCTTTAGCGCAAACTATATCGTCGCTGGTGCACTCGCTCCGGAAGAAAGAAAGCATGAAAGTACGGCAACCTTTATCGCGTATTTTAATACCGGTGCTTAACGGGAAAACAAAGACGCAAATAGAAGCCGTAGCCGATTTAATTTTATCGGAGGTAAACGTGAAAGCTATTGAATACATTGATGATACATCCGGTATATTGGTAAAGAAAATTAAACCTAATTTTAAAAAGCTAGGTCAGATTTTCGGTCCGCGCCTGAAAGAAGTAGCGGCCGCTATTCAGAAGATGAACCAGGATGAAATTAACAAGCTGGAAAAAGAAAATGGTTTTGAAATTCTGTTGGGCAATGATACGGTAATAATTACCTCGGACGATGTAGAAATTTCTTCCGAAGACATTCCGGGTTGGCTGGTAGCATCCGAAGGTAAATTAACGGTGGCTTTAGATATTACACTTACCGAAGCTTTAAAGCAGGAAGGTATTGCCCGTGATCTGGTAAACCGTATTCAAAACCTGCGGAAAGATAGCGGGTTAGATGTACAGGATCGTATCCGGATTTCGTTACAAAATAATAATGCCGAAGTGAATGCCGCTGTACAAGCTTTTGAGAAATACATCAGCGAAGAAACTCAGGCTACGGATGTGCAATTAACCGAAATAATAGCCGATGGTACGGCTCTGGAAATTGACGAATTTACCCTTACTGCCAAGCTGGAAGTAGTTTAA
- a CDS encoding DUF4385 domain-containing protein, with translation MPFDYTLAFDSTNFRKQPELYRVGKGEQGVLLVEPYKSEILPFWRFKTPEIALESSEKIYLLFLGYLEKKDFVGADMARKFLQMGFTRARRYANHKSGRKFKYNPQNEADKESEKIARDKYLLPNEIDEVKAAAAEIFKEKWMQAKQNQHYQELMAEHKRKYGI, from the coding sequence ATGCCTTTTGATTATACCCTAGCTTTTGATTCAACTAATTTTCGGAAACAACCCGAATTATACCGGGTTGGAAAAGGAGAACAGGGAGTATTATTAGTGGAGCCTTATAAATCGGAAATCCTTCCATTTTGGCGGTTTAAAACCCCTGAAATAGCACTCGAATCATCAGAAAAGATTTATTTACTTTTTCTGGGGTATTTAGAAAAAAAAGATTTTGTAGGAGCCGATATGGCCAGAAAATTTTTACAAATGGGATTTACCAGAGCCAGGCGCTACGCTAATCATAAATCCGGCAGAAAGTTTAAGTACAATCCACAAAACGAAGCGGATAAAGAATCAGAGAAAATTGCCCGTGATAAATACTTATTACCTAATGAAATAGATGAGGTAAAAGCCGCTGCTGCAGAAATATTTAAAGAAAAATGGATGCAAGCTAAACAGAACCAACATTATCAAGAGCTTATGGCAGAGCATAAACGTAAGTATGGCATATAA
- a CDS encoding helix-turn-helix domain-containing protein, which translates to MALISLFKKSGDNIRKKTSVKAVDKDKIRLIVWEMEQNKLYKNPDLSLPMLAQQLGWHPNEVSKLINEGLDKTFADFVNEFRLNEVKDRLLKGEDQQFTLLGIALEAGFNSKTTFNRVFKEQTGMPPKAYKKSTQIIKRNDTAISGS; encoded by the coding sequence TTGGCCTTAATCAGTTTGTTTAAAAAATCAGGGGATAATATCCGGAAAAAAACTTCGGTTAAAGCTGTGGATAAAGATAAGATCAGGTTGATAGTTTGGGAAATGGAGCAAAATAAATTGTATAAAAATCCAGATTTATCCTTACCGATGTTAGCGCAACAACTAGGTTGGCACCCTAATGAGGTATCAAAGCTTATAAACGAAGGCTTAGATAAAACCTTTGCCGATTTTGTAAATGAATTTCGCCTAAATGAAGTAAAAGATCGATTGTTAAAAGGAGAAGACCAGCAATTTACCTTATTAGGTATAGCATTGGAAGCAGGATTTAATTCTAAGACTACTTTTAACCGGGTATTTAAAGAACAAACGGGTATGCCTCCTAAAGCTTATAAAAAGAGTACCCAAATTATAAAACGGAACGATACAGCTATTTCTGGAAGCTAA
- a CDS encoding serine hydrolase, translated as MQFYRVPGLSIAVIHNFKLDWTKAYGLAGTSRQIPVTTKTMFSAGSISKLVTAVAALGLVDKKQIQLDRPINNYLVSWQLPDNDFTHNTPITLRLLLSHQAGTSQSSYWGFVPYKLPSLKIQDILNGVPEAESRPVIVNSRPGKEFRYSGGGYLIVQQAIMDVTKQDFADFTQRSIFRRLGMHHTTFTQPLPVSFQKLASWAYSDNSWFKGVPYVYPQQAAAGLYSTPTDLAKLIIELQKSYHGKSRFFSQTLAKEMFTPQVGVSNGFYKEEMGLGAFLLQRQDNQKLAGVYFEHTGVNAGFLAYVIGNLTEGNGVVIMMNKDGAADELGKEIRRAVAKAYQWTNFLPDEIKPVTLPDKKLDEYAGRYQRTPDEVVTFRRENNYLIETINQGSPIYCFPVAMDTIAFSDYPYKGVFRRNAQGDIADVVILEQQKVLPRLSENNLLPNELMHRGQIAEAIAGYRKLKLNEYQLTYMAYEFMHQKPAKLKEAESILHLANEQYPKSGILQARWGDLYVMLGKTAEAVNAYQQALKDNPEDKELQEKLNALVMNK; from the coding sequence ATGCAGTTTTACCGGGTTCCGGGGCTTAGCATTGCAGTTATTCATAACTTTAAACTGGATTGGACAAAAGCGTATGGCCTAGCTGGTACTTCCCGGCAAATACCAGTAACTACTAAAACAATGTTTTCGGCAGGTTCCATTTCAAAATTAGTTACTGCTGTTGCTGCTCTAGGATTGGTGGATAAAAAGCAAATACAACTGGATCGGCCAATAAACAATTATCTAGTTTCATGGCAATTACCAGATAATGATTTTACTCATAATACACCCATTACTTTACGCCTCTTGTTAAGTCATCAAGCAGGCACTAGCCAATCATCCTATTGGGGCTTTGTACCATATAAATTACCTTCTCTAAAAATACAAGATATCTTAAATGGTGTTCCAGAAGCTGAAAGCAGACCAGTAATTGTAAATTCTAGGCCTGGTAAAGAATTTCGTTATTCGGGTGGCGGATACTTGATTGTTCAGCAAGCTATAATGGATGTTACAAAACAAGATTTTGCTGATTTTACGCAAAGAAGTATTTTCCGGAGATTAGGTATGCACCATACAACTTTTACGCAACCATTACCAGTTTCCTTCCAGAAATTAGCTTCTTGGGCTTACTCCGACAACAGTTGGTTTAAAGGAGTACCCTATGTTTATCCACAACAAGCCGCAGCAGGCTTGTACTCTACCCCAACAGATCTAGCAAAATTAATTATTGAATTACAAAAAAGTTATCATGGAAAAAGTAGATTTTTCTCCCAGACCTTAGCTAAAGAAATGTTTACTCCACAAGTAGGTGTAAGTAACGGGTTTTATAAAGAAGAGATGGGATTGGGTGCATTTCTTTTACAACGCCAAGATAACCAAAAGCTGGCCGGAGTTTATTTTGAACATACCGGCGTAAATGCCGGTTTCTTAGCTTACGTGATTGGTAATTTAACGGAAGGAAACGGGGTAGTGATAATGATGAATAAAGACGGAGCAGCCGATGAATTAGGGAAAGAGATTAGACGGGCCGTAGCTAAAGCATACCAATGGACCAATTTTTTGCCTGATGAAATAAAGCCGGTTACCTTACCAGATAAAAAGCTCGATGAATATGCAGGACGCTACCAACGTACTCCCGACGAAGTGGTAACTTTCAGAAGAGAGAACAATTATCTAATAGAAACCATTAATCAAGGAAGTCCTATTTACTGTTTTCCAGTGGCTATGGATACCATTGCTTTTAGTGATTATCCTTATAAAGGTGTTTTCCGGCGCAATGCTCAAGGTGATATAGCCGATGTGGTGATATTAGAACAACAAAAAGTATTACCGCGCTTATCAGAAAATAATCTACTCCCAAATGAACTGATGCATAGAGGCCAAATTGCGGAAGCAATTGCCGGTTATCGGAAACTAAAGTTAAACGAATACCAACTCACTTATATGGCATACGAGTTTATGCACCAGAAGCCAGCCAAATTAAAAGAAGCAGAAAGTATTCTGCACTTAGCAAATGAGCAATATCCTAAATCTGGAATTTTGCAGGCACGTTGGGGAGATTTGTATGTAATGCTAGGGAAAACAGCCGAAGCAGTTAATGCTTATCAACAAGCCTTAAAAGATAATCCGGAGGATAAGGAATTACAAGAAAAGCTAAATGCTTTAGTTATGAACAAGTAA
- a CDS encoding glycine--tRNA ligase, which yields MATQSEKASLESTQLKDIISHAKEYGFVFPSSEIYDGLQAVYDYGQNGVELKNNIKNVWWKCMTQLNQNVVGIDAAIFMHPDTWKASGHVDSFNDPMIDNKDSKKRYRADVLIEDKAVELELKGELQQATYLLHEMAQRLTNEDLDGVRQLIIDFNITCPVSGTANWTEVRQFNLMFSTQTGSVAEESTTIYLRPETAQGIFVNFLNVQKTGRMKIPFGIAQIGKAFRNEIVARQFTFRMREFEQMEMQFFIRPGTEMEWYEHWKAVRIKWHQALGIPAKKLRFHDHEKLAHYANAAVDIEFEFPFGFKEVEGIHSRTDFDLSQHQTLSKKKQQYFDNDLNAEGKPYGNYVPYVIETSAGADRLFLMTLCNAYTEEEVTEGDGVKTRIYLKLHPVLAPVKAAIFPLVRKDGLPEKAQQIFDDLKFDFNIIYEERDAIGKRYTRQDLIGTPFCIAVDYETLENNTVTVRDRDTREQKRMPISELRNYINEAVSYKRIFEQL from the coding sequence ATGGCAACACAATCAGAAAAAGCTTCTTTAGAAAGTACTCAATTAAAAGATATTATTTCGCACGCCAAAGAATACGGATTTGTATTTCCCAGCAGCGAGATTTACGATGGTCTACAAGCCGTTTACGATTACGGGCAAAATGGAGTAGAATTAAAAAATAATATTAAAAATGTGTGGTGGAAATGCATGACACAGCTGAACCAGAATGTGGTAGGTATTGATGCGGCTATTTTCATGCACCCGGATACCTGGAAAGCATCGGGTCACGTGGATTCTTTTAACGATCCCATGATCGATAACAAAGATTCGAAGAAACGCTATCGCGCTGATGTTTTAATCGAGGATAAAGCTGTTGAATTAGAACTTAAAGGTGAGTTACAGCAAGCAACTTATCTTCTTCATGAAATGGCTCAGCGCCTCACCAATGAAGATTTAGATGGTGTAAGGCAATTAATAATTGATTTCAATATAACTTGCCCGGTTTCAGGAACCGCTAATTGGACCGAAGTACGCCAGTTTAATTTAATGTTTTCCACTCAAACCGGATCCGTAGCCGAAGAATCTACTACCATTTACCTGCGGCCGGAAACAGCGCAAGGTATTTTTGTGAATTTCTTGAACGTACAAAAAACTGGTAGAATGAAGATCCCTTTTGGGATTGCGCAGATTGGAAAAGCTTTCCGGAACGAAATTGTGGCTCGCCAGTTTACTTTTCGGATGCGGGAGTTTGAGCAAATGGAAATGCAGTTCTTTATTCGGCCCGGTACCGAAATGGAATGGTACGAACATTGGAAAGCCGTTCGGATTAAATGGCACCAGGCCCTAGGTATACCAGCCAAAAAGTTGCGTTTCCACGATCACGAAAAATTAGCCCATTATGCCAATGCGGCCGTTGATATTGAATTTGAGTTTCCGTTTGGTTTTAAAGAAGTAGAAGGCATTCACTCCCGTACTGATTTTGATTTGTCGCAACACCAGACTTTGTCGAAGAAAAAGCAACAGTATTTTGATAACGACTTAAATGCCGAAGGCAAACCTTATGGTAATTACGTGCCCTACGTTATTGAGACTTCAGCGGGTGCCGATCGCTTGTTTTTAATGACTTTGTGTAATGCTTACACCGAAGAAGAAGTAACGGAAGGCGATGGCGTAAAAACCCGGATTTACTTAAAATTGCATCCAGTATTAGCGCCGGTTAAAGCGGCCATTTTCCCCTTAGTGCGAAAAGACGGATTACCGGAAAAAGCGCAGCAAATTTTTGATGATTTAAAGTTTGATTTTAACATAATCTACGAAGAACGGGATGCAATTGGTAAGCGGTATACCCGTCAGGATTTGATTGGTACTCCCTTCTGCATTGCCGTAGATTACGAAACACTGGAGAATAATACTGTAACTGTTCGTGACCGGGATACCCGCGAACAAAAGCGGATGCCAATTAGCGAATTAAGAAACTACATTAACGAAGCAGTAAGTTATAAACGAATATTCGAACAGTTATAA
- a CDS encoding lipoprotein signal peptidase yields MKYYKYYLLSLVVILIDQIVKFVVHFNMDMGLPGEIHLIGEWAKLHYTLNPGMAFGVELGSSYGKLILSLFRMVAMVFIGYGLYYLWKHRAHSGFIWCVALILGGAIGNLIDSIFYGIWFDNAPFGSPTPWFHGQVVDMFYLDIWEGIIPYWVPVLGGQAMSLWPIFNVADSAIFIGVLIILFNQKRFFSSLPDRRILSGSPEETPADNQPETTNAKLEA; encoded by the coding sequence ATGAAATATTATAAATATTACCTGCTTAGCCTTGTTGTTATCCTTATTGATCAAATTGTAAAATTTGTGGTCCATTTTAATATGGATATGGGATTACCCGGCGAGATTCATTTAATTGGCGAGTGGGCAAAGCTGCATTATACTCTTAACCCAGGAATGGCCTTTGGCGTGGAGTTAGGTTCTAGTTACGGTAAATTAATTTTAAGTTTGTTCCGGATGGTAGCCATGGTGTTCATTGGTTACGGCCTATATTATCTGTGGAAACATCGGGCGCATTCGGGTTTTATCTGGTGCGTAGCCTTAATTTTAGGCGGGGCCATTGGTAACCTGATTGATAGTATCTTCTACGGAATTTGGTTTGATAACGCTCCGTTTGGTTCGCCAACCCCTTGGTTTCACGGTCAGGTAGTAGATATGTTTTATCTGGATATTTGGGAAGGTATCATTCCGTATTGGGTTCCCGTATTAGGCGGTCAAGCTATGTCGTTGTGGCCAATTTTTAACGTCGCTGATTCGGCTATTTTTATTGGCGTCTTGATTATTTTGTTTAATCAGAAACGCTTCTTTTCCAGTTTACCGGATAGAAGGATATTATCAGGAAGTCCGGAAGAAACCCCAGCTGATAACCAACCAGAAACCACGAATGCTAAATTAGAAGCATAA